One window of the Klebsiella oxytoca genome contains the following:
- the aaeX gene encoding p-hydroxybenzoic acid efflux pump operon protein AaeX yields MSLFPVIVIFGLSFPPIFFELLLSLAIFWLVHRLLVPTGIYDFVWHPALFNTALYCCLFYLISRLFV; encoded by the coding sequence ATGAGTCTGTTTCCTGTCATTGTGATTTTCGGCTTATCGTTTCCGCCGATCTTCTTTGAGTTGCTATTGTCGCTAGCCATCTTCTGGCTGGTGCATCGTCTGCTGGTTCCGACCGGCATCTATGATTTTGTCTGGCACCCGGCACTGTTTAATACCGCGCTCTATTGCTGCCTGTTTTATCTGATATCGCGTTTGTTCGTTTGA
- the aaeA gene encoding p-hydroxybenzoic acid efflux pump subunit AaeA, which produces MKTLTRNILRTAITVILVILAFMAIFRAWVYYTASPWTRDARFSADIVAIAPDVSGLISQVNIKDNQLVKKDQVLFIIDQPRYQKALAEAEADVSYYQTLAQEKRVEAGRRNRLGVQAMSREEIDQANNVLQTVEHQLAKAVASRDLAKLDLERTVIRAPADGWVTNLNVYRGEFITRGSTAVALVKQNTFYVMAYLEETKLEGVRPGFRAEITPLGSVQTLKGTVDSIAAGVTNASSSSDSKGLASIDSNLEWVRLAQRVPVRIRLDQQQGNLWPAGTTATVVITGKDDRDTRRANFFQKLAMRLREFG; this is translated from the coding sequence GTGAAAACACTAACAAGAAATATCCTCCGTACCGCAATCACTGTGATACTGGTTATCCTGGCATTTATGGCGATTTTTCGCGCATGGGTGTACTACACCGCCTCGCCCTGGACGCGCGATGCGCGCTTTAGTGCGGATATCGTGGCCATCGCTCCCGATGTTTCCGGACTGATTTCGCAGGTGAATATTAAGGATAACCAGCTGGTTAAGAAAGACCAGGTTTTGTTCATCATCGATCAACCCCGTTACCAGAAAGCATTAGCCGAGGCGGAAGCCGATGTTTCCTACTACCAGACTCTGGCGCAGGAGAAACGGGTTGAAGCCGGTCGTCGTAATCGTCTTGGCGTCCAGGCGATGTCCCGGGAAGAAATTGATCAGGCGAATAACGTTTTGCAAACCGTTGAGCATCAGCTAGCCAAAGCGGTCGCGAGCCGCGATCTGGCGAAGCTTGATCTCGAACGCACGGTAATTCGCGCCCCGGCCGATGGCTGGGTGACTAACCTGAATGTTTACCGCGGCGAGTTTATTACCCGCGGTTCGACCGCTGTAGCGCTGGTTAAACAGAATACTTTCTATGTGATGGCCTATCTTGAAGAGACCAAGCTTGAGGGCGTACGTCCCGGCTTTCGAGCCGAAATTACGCCGCTGGGAAGCGTGCAAACCCTTAAGGGTACCGTCGACAGCATTGCCGCCGGCGTCACTAATGCCAGCAGCAGCAGCGATTCTAAAGGGCTGGCTTCTATTGATTCAAACCTTGAATGGGTGCGCCTGGCGCAGAGGGTACCGGTACGCATTCGTCTTGACCAACAGCAGGGTAACCTCTGGCCTGCGGGGACTACCGCAACGGTGGTGATTACCGGTAAAGACGATCGTGATACCCGTCGGGCAAACTTTTTCCAGAAACTGGCGATGCGCCTGCGTGAGTTTGGTTAA
- the tldD gene encoding metalloprotease TldD, translating into MSLNLVSEQLLSANGLNHQDLFTILGQLAERRLDYGDLYFQSSYHESWVLEDSIIKDGSYNIDQGVGVRAVSGEKTGFAYADQISRLALEQSAQAARTIVRDRGDGKVHTLGAVEYSSLYTSIDPLQSMSREEKLDILRRVDKTARAADKRVQEVSASLTGVYELILVAATDGTLAADVRPLVRLSVSVLVEEDGKRERGASGGGGRFGYDYFLASQDGDVRADVWAREAVRMALVNLTAVAAPAGMLPVVLGAGWPGVLLHEAVGHGLEGDFNRRGTSVFSGHMGELVASELCTVVDDGTIANRRGSLAIDDEGTPGQYNVLIENGILKGYMQDKLNARLMGVAPTGNGRRESYAHLPMPRMTNTYMLAGKSTPQEIIESVDYGIYAPNFGGGQVDITSGKFVFSTSEAYLIEKGKVTKAVKGATLIGSGIEAMQQISMVGNDLKLDSGVGVCGKEGQSVPVGVGQPTLKVDNLTVGGTA; encoded by the coding sequence ATGAGTCTGAACCTGGTAAGTGAACAATTACTGTCGGCAAACGGCCTGAATCATCAGGATCTGTTTACCATTCTTGGCCAACTGGCCGAGCGTCGTCTGGATTACGGCGATCTCTATTTTCAGTCGAGCTATCACGAGTCCTGGGTTCTGGAAGACAGCATCATTAAAGATGGTTCGTACAATATCGATCAGGGCGTCGGCGTGCGCGCGGTGAGCGGGGAAAAAACCGGCTTTGCGTACGCTGACCAGATTAGCCGACTGGCGCTGGAACAGAGCGCGCAGGCGGCCCGCACCATCGTGCGCGATCGCGGTGATGGTAAAGTTCATACTCTCGGTGCGGTGGAATATAGCTCCCTTTATACCAGCATCGACCCGCTGCAGAGCATGAGTCGGGAAGAGAAGCTGGATATTCTGCGCCGGGTTGATAAAACCGCCCGAGCCGCTGATAAACGGGTGCAGGAAGTTTCCGCCAGCCTCACCGGCGTTTATGAATTAATCCTTGTCGCCGCTACCGACGGTACGCTGGCGGCGGACGTTCGCCCGCTGGTTCGTCTTTCCGTTAGCGTGCTGGTTGAAGAAGACGGCAAACGCGAGCGCGGCGCCAGCGGCGGCGGCGGCCGTTTTGGCTATGACTATTTCCTGGCTTCTCAGGATGGCGACGTGCGCGCCGATGTTTGGGCGAGAGAAGCGGTGCGTATGGCGCTGGTTAACCTGACCGCCGTCGCGGCGCCTGCCGGAATGCTTCCGGTCGTGCTGGGGGCTGGCTGGCCGGGTGTGCTGTTGCATGAAGCCGTCGGTCACGGCCTGGAAGGTGATTTTAACCGTCGCGGGACGTCGGTATTCAGCGGTCATATGGGAGAACTGGTGGCTTCTGAGCTGTGTACCGTGGTGGATGATGGCACCATTGCCAACCGCCGGGGCTCCCTTGCCATCGATGACGAAGGCACGCCGGGTCAGTACAACGTGCTGATCGAAAACGGCATCCTTAAAGGCTATATGCAGGACAAACTCAATGCCAGGCTGATGGGCGTGGCGCCAACCGGCAACGGTCGCCGCGAATCTTACGCGCATCTGCCTATGCCGCGTATGACCAACACCTATATGCTGGCGGGGAAATCCACGCCGCAGGAGATTATCGAATCGGTCGATTACGGGATCTATGCGCCGAATTTCGGCGGTGGTCAGGTGGATATCACTTCCGGGAAATTTGTCTTCTCAACTTCTGAAGCCTACCTGATTGAAAAAGGGAAAGTGACGAAAGCGGTGAAAGGGGCGACGCTTATCGGTTCCGGGATTGAAGCGATGCAGCAAATTTCCATGGTCGGGAACGACCTGAAGCTGGACAGCGGCGTTGGCGTTTGCGGCAAAGAGGGCCAGAGCGTGCCGGTTGGCGTTGGTCAGCCAACGCTTAAAGTGGATAACCTTACCGTCGGCGGTACCGCCTGA
- a CDS encoding DeoR family transcriptional regulator → MKAARQQQLVELLNQHYTLTTAALSHFLQVSIEIIRRDLNGLQKQGSIQP, encoded by the coding sequence ATGAAAGCCGCCCGTCAGCAGCAGCTCGTCGAGCTACTCAATCAGCACTACACCTTAACTACCGCAGCGCTGTCCCATTTTCTGCAGGTCAGCATTGAGATCATTCGCCGCGATTTGAACGGGTTGCAGAAGCAGGGAAGCATTCAGCCGTAA
- the aaeR gene encoding HTH-type transcriptional activator AaeR: MERLKRMSVFARVVELGSFTAAARQLQMSVSSISQTVAKLEDELQVKLLNRSTRSLGLTEAGKIYYQGCRRMLFEVQDVHEQLYAFNNTPIGTLRIGCSSTMAQNVLARITAEMLKEHPGLSINLVTGIPAPDLIADGLDVVIRVGALQDSSLFSRRLGSMPMVLCAAKSYLQHAGCPEKPGDLASHSWLEYSVRPDNEFEIIAPEGISTKLIPQGRFVTNDPMTLVRWLTAGVGVAYVPLMWAIDEINRGELEILLPSYQSDPRPVYALYTEKDKLPLKVQVCINYLTEYFVGVAKIYQGMHGRGIAR; this comes from the coding sequence ATGGAACGATTAAAACGCATGTCCGTTTTTGCCAGAGTGGTTGAATTAGGTTCATTTACCGCCGCGGCCCGTCAGCTCCAGATGAGCGTTTCTTCCATCAGCCAGACCGTAGCCAAACTGGAAGATGAACTGCAGGTTAAGCTCCTCAACCGCAGCACGCGTAGCCTTGGCTTAACAGAAGCGGGAAAAATATATTACCAGGGCTGCCGGCGAATGCTGTTCGAAGTCCAGGATGTTCACGAACAGCTCTACGCGTTTAACAATACGCCCATCGGTACGCTGCGCATCGGCTGTTCTTCAACTATGGCACAGAATGTCCTGGCTCGCATAACCGCGGAAATGCTGAAAGAACACCCGGGGCTGTCGATAAATCTGGTGACAGGAATTCCTGCACCGGATCTGATCGCCGACGGTCTGGACGTGGTTATTCGCGTGGGCGCACTGCAGGACTCCAGCCTCTTTTCCCGCCGGCTGGGCTCAATGCCGATGGTGCTTTGCGCGGCAAAAAGCTATCTCCAGCATGCTGGCTGTCCGGAAAAACCGGGCGATCTCGCCAGTCACTCCTGGCTTGAATATAGCGTCCGACCGGATAACGAATTTGAAATTATCGCTCCGGAAGGGATCTCAACCAAGCTGATCCCACAGGGACGATTCGTCACTAACGATCCGATGACTCTGGTGCGCTGGCTAACGGCAGGCGTCGGCGTCGCATACGTTCCGCTGATGTGGGCGATCGATGAGATCAACCGCGGCGAACTGGAGATCCTGCTGCCGAGCTACCAGTCCGATCCGCGCCCGGTTTACGCGCTATATACGGAAAAAGATAAGCTCCCTCTGAAGGTACAGGTGTGCATTAATTACCTGACCGAGTATTTTGTCGGAGTGGCCAAAATTTACCAGGGTATGCACGGCCGTGGAATTGCCCGCTAG